A part of Pseudomonadota bacterium genomic DNA contains:
- a CDS encoding LacI family DNA-binding transcriptional regulator, with protein sequence MARRPRKTQASDMRMEDIAKMAGVAKSTVSRALADSDQVSASTKARIRQIASEYNYRLNVAARDFRLQQTRTVKVMVPLGAAGLPMFTDPFVMELTASLADTLSERNYNMLLSKIALSSPEMIRDAFDTRNVEGLIVIGQRRFHNDLNEMAQSKVPLVVWGAHFPDQLYCTVGSDNVAGARRATEHLLKLGRRRIAFLGDCKDAEPNLRFDGYRSALERAGVAFDESLVIPTAYDRLAGHAAVSRHIEDGLTFDALFGTTDLLAMSAISALHDHGLNVPSDVAVVGYDDITLASYFSPALTTIRQDISRASQLLVDKALSMIAGESAESETLPTELVIRKSCGAMG encoded by the coding sequence ATGGCGCGCAGACCGAGAAAGACCCAAGCGTCCGACATGCGGATGGAGGACATCGCCAAGATGGCGGGTGTCGCCAAGTCCACCGTCTCGCGCGCCCTCGCCGACAGCGACCAGGTGTCGGCGTCAACGAAGGCGCGCATCCGCCAGATCGCCAGCGAGTACAACTACCGCCTGAACGTGGCGGCCCGCGACTTCCGCCTACAGCAGACCCGTACGGTGAAGGTCATGGTGCCCCTAGGCGCCGCTGGCCTGCCCATGTTCACCGATCCCTTCGTGATGGAGCTCACCGCATCGCTCGCGGACACGCTGAGCGAGCGCAACTACAACATGCTCCTCTCGAAGATCGCCCTCTCCTCGCCGGAGATGATCCGCGACGCCTTCGACACACGGAACGTGGAAGGGCTGATCGTGATCGGCCAACGCCGCTTCCACAACGATCTGAACGAGATGGCCCAGAGCAAGGTGCCCCTGGTGGTGTGGGGCGCGCACTTTCCCGATCAACTGTATTGCACGGTGGGAAGTGACAACGTAGCGGGCGCCCGCCGGGCGACCGAACACCTCCTGAAGCTGGGGCGCCGACGCATCGCCTTCCTCGGCGACTGCAAGGACGCCGAGCCCAACCTGCGTTTCGATGGTTATCGCTCGGCGCTCGAACGGGCCGGCGTGGCCTTCGACGAATCGCTGGTGATCCCCACGGCCTACGATCGCCTGGCCGGGCACGCCGCGGTGAGCCGCCACATTGAAGACGGCCTGACCTTCGACGCCCTCTTCGGCACCACGGACCTGCTCGCCATGAGCGCAATCTCAGCGCTGCACGACCACGGCTTGAACGTGCCGTCGGACGTGGCCGTGGTCGGCTACGACGACATCACCCTCGCGAGTTACTTCAGCCCCGCGCTCACCACCATCCGCCAGGACATCTCGCGCGCCAGCCAACTCCTGGTCGACAAGGCGCTCAGCATGATCGCGGGGGAAAGCGCCGAATCGGAAACGCTCCCCACGGAGCTGGTGATCCGCAAGTCCTGCGGGGCCATGGGGTAA
- a CDS encoding sodium:solute symporter, which yields MDFALHTIDLVIIAVYFVFMVGLGLAFAGKNENAQDYFLAGRRMVWPLVGFSLFASQISSTTLVGLAGDAYATGISVYNYEWMSAVLMAFFAVFLLPQYLKSQVYTMPEYLERRFDGRARTYFALLTLFLNIVLDTAGSLYAGALIMQLIWPDLPIWQTIAGLALVAGLYTIVGGLSAVMITDVIQAVLLIIGSLLIATFAFAEAGGWENITAMVDPERLRLIRPMDDPSMPWLGLVLGVPLLGFYFWCTNQFMVQRVLGAKDVNHGRWGALFAGLLKLPVLFLMVLPGTAAIVLYPELERPDLVFPVLMFDLLPVGILGLVLAGFLAALMSQIDSTLNSASTLVTMDFVRRHRPNLSSEQLLKVGRYVTVLFMLFAVLWAPQIQNFGSLFKYLQKVLAYGVPPVVCLFLFGTFWARANAQGAFATIVTGLASAVALFLVNEILAITSIHFLLVAPIIFAICCVPMIAVSLATQAPSRESIEDYLWTPKKFDEESTSLAGVPWYANYRLQAGAIVLISAVLVVWLW from the coding sequence ATGGATTTCGCACTGCATACGATCGATCTGGTGATCATCGCCGTGTACTTCGTGTTCATGGTCGGCTTAGGTCTTGCCTTCGCCGGCAAGAACGAGAACGCCCAGGACTACTTCCTGGCCGGTCGGCGCATGGTCTGGCCCCTCGTCGGCTTCTCCCTGTTCGCCTCGCAGATCTCCAGCACCACCCTGGTGGGCCTTGCGGGCGACGCTTACGCCACGGGCATCTCGGTCTACAACTACGAGTGGATGTCCGCCGTGCTAATGGCGTTCTTCGCCGTGTTCCTGCTGCCGCAGTACTTGAAGTCCCAGGTCTACACGATGCCCGAGTACCTCGAGCGGCGCTTCGACGGCCGGGCACGCACCTACTTCGCCCTGCTCACGCTGTTCTTGAACATCGTGCTCGACACGGCAGGCAGTCTCTACGCCGGCGCCCTCATCATGCAGCTGATCTGGCCGGATCTGCCGATCTGGCAGACGATCGCGGGTCTTGCCCTGGTGGCGGGGCTCTACACGATCGTGGGTGGCCTCTCCGCGGTGATGATCACGGACGTGATTCAGGCGGTGTTGCTGATCATCGGCTCCCTGCTCATCGCCACCTTCGCCTTCGCGGAGGCGGGCGGGTGGGAGAACATCACGGCGATGGTCGACCCCGAGCGCCTGCGCCTGATTCGACCGATGGATGATCCCAGCATGCCCTGGTTGGGCCTGGTGCTCGGCGTGCCCCTGCTCGGCTTCTACTTCTGGTGCACCAATCAGTTCATGGTGCAGCGTGTACTCGGCGCGAAGGACGTGAACCATGGGCGCTGGGGGGCGTTGTTCGCCGGACTCCTGAAGCTGCCCGTGCTGTTCCTGATGGTGCTGCCGGGCACCGCCGCCATCGTGCTCTACCCCGAGCTCGAGCGACCGGATCTCGTGTTCCCCGTGCTGATGTTCGATCTGTTGCCGGTGGGGATTCTCGGCCTGGTGCTCGCCGGTTTCCTGGCCGCCCTGATGTCGCAGATCGACTCGACCCTGAACTCCGCGTCCACGCTCGTCACCATGGACTTCGTGCGCCGCCACCGCCCGAACCTCTCCAGCGAGCAGCTGCTGAAGGTCGGCCGCTACGTGACCGTGCTGTTCATGCTCTTCGCCGTGCTGTGGGCGCCCCAGATCCAGAACTTCGGCTCGCTCTTCAAGTACCTGCAGAAGGTGCTCGCCTACGGCGTGCCGCCGGTGGTGTGCCTGTTCCTGTTCGGCACCTTCTGGGCCCGCGCCAACGCACAGGGGGCCTTCGCGACGATCGTGACGGGGCTCGCGAGCGCCGTCGCGCTCTTCCTGGTGAACGAGATCCTCGCGATCACCAGCATCCACTTCCTGCTCGTGGCGCCGATCATCTTCGCGATCTGCTGCGTACCTATGATCGCCGTCAGCTTGGCGACGCAGGCGCCGTCGCGCGAGTCCATCGAGGACTACCTCTGGACACCGAAGAAGTTCGACGAGGAGTCTACCTCCCTGGCCGGTGTGCCCTGGTACGCGAACTACCGCCTGCAAGCGGGCGCGATCGTGCTGATCTCGGCGGTGTTGGTGGTGTGGCTCTGGTGA